A region of uncultured Draconibacterium sp. DNA encodes the following proteins:
- a CDS encoding PQQ-binding-like beta-propeller repeat protein, producing MKSSLTLIAIFVAFNLFGQDLIEFRGVDRSGYYPDTGLLKQWPKTGPELLLKIEGVGKGFSAPIVANNTIYVTGIKEDSIDILSAFNFKAELLWDLPYGRSWTRSYIDSRSTPTYSDGNIYVSSGTGQLACVGAQTGKLIWKVDAVQKYAGEIHRHGDAEAPLVVGDIVAYLVGGEENTMVAFNKYTGEEVWKCKSLGGAKSYASPSLIVHNGRKIILAQTTDNLIGIEAENGEILWSYNLIQYHVKSQGVGGNTNPPLYHNGEIFVTSGYDHPGLMFSLSDDGNEIELKWKNETLDNHHGGVVVVDGNIYGANWQHNSKGKWASVNWESGRTNWETEFVNKGSIITADNMLYLYEEKRGNVALAEPSADELKIVSSFTIEEGAGPHWAHPAIYNGKLFIRHGNVLMIYNISE from the coding sequence ATGAAATCATCCTTAACTTTAATAGCAATTTTTGTTGCCTTTAATTTATTCGGTCAGGATTTGATTGAGTTTAGGGGGGTGGATCGTTCGGGGTATTATCCCGACACAGGCCTGCTAAAACAATGGCCAAAAACGGGTCCTGAATTGTTGCTTAAAATTGAAGGTGTCGGTAAAGGGTTTTCTGCACCCATTGTGGCTAATAACACCATCTATGTAACTGGAATTAAAGAAGATTCAATTGATATTCTTTCTGCCTTTAACTTCAAGGCTGAACTGTTGTGGGATTTACCCTACGGACGTTCGTGGACACGGTCTTATATTGATAGCAGAAGCACCCCAACTTATTCAGATGGAAATATTTATGTGTCAAGCGGTACAGGGCAGTTAGCCTGTGTTGGTGCCCAAACAGGAAAACTGATTTGGAAAGTGGACGCAGTACAAAAATACGCCGGGGAAATACACCGTCATGGCGATGCTGAAGCTCCGTTGGTTGTTGGTGATATCGTCGCATACCTCGTTGGTGGTGAGGAAAATACCATGGTCGCTTTTAATAAATATACAGGTGAAGAAGTGTGGAAATGCAAGAGTCTTGGTGGAGCGAAATCATATGCCTCTCCATCATTGATTGTGCATAACGGCCGTAAAATAATTCTTGCACAAACAACTGATAACCTTATTGGAATTGAGGCTGAAAACGGTGAAATTTTGTGGAGTTACAACCTCATTCAATATCACGTTAAAAGCCAGGGGGTAGGAGGAAATACAAATCCGCCTTTGTACCATAACGGCGAAATATTCGTAACTAGTGGTTATGATCATCCCGGGCTAATGTTTTCCCTTTCTGACGATGGAAATGAAATTGAGCTGAAGTGGAAAAACGAGACGCTCGATAATCATCACGGAGGGGTGGTGGTGGTTGACGGGAATATATACGGAGCCAACTGGCAGCACAATTCAAAGGGGAAATGGGCTAGTGTAAACTGGGAATCAGGAAGAACCAATTGGGAAACTGAATTTGTAAATAAAGGTTCCATAATTACAGCTGATAATATGTTATACCTTTACGAAGAGAAGAGGGGTAATGTCGCTCTGGCAGAACCTTCGGCTGATGAATTAAAAATTGTAAGCAGTTTTACTATTGAAGAAGGTGCAGGTCCGCATTGGGCACATCCTGCCATTTATAATGGAAAGCTGTTTATCCGTCATGGCAATGTATTAATGATTTATAATATAAGCGAATAA
- a CDS encoding PQQ-binding-like beta-propeller repeat protein — protein MNNQDKLKLSQNIAVIAGIFCAAVALLLLLNFWQLTKSDPIESKALEALVERLKDDVNNEELKEEVRNFDLLARKAYFNSQWQVETGAYMLLFGAIVLAFALRIYYSAKSKIEEPDKVLENEIASRIIAQKGIIIVGAAVMVLALLASFLSVNQLQKYDAATLVAENESAANEEPVEVINVAPAQTATNDVVAESVVDENTTENVSEETSTEVQSEESSSETVLETKVPESKPAAAASGMTLAEIQKNHNSFRGPLSQGVIMHKNIPTEWDGAAGTNVIWKVEVPKHGFNSPIIWGDKLFVSGADNTSREVYCYNRNDGKLLWTGVADNISGSPATPPRVTDDTGLSAPTLTTDGKAVFAIFATGDVIAFDMNGKRVWARNLGVPDNHYGHSSSLITWNGKLLVQYDTNRGGKVMALDNKTGETVWETVRNSKISWASPVLAEVDGKYQLVLTADPIVAGYDVETGEELWSVECMMGEVGPSVGYADGIVVAANEYARMVAIDIRTHETLWEDDFYLPEASSVLAHDGLVYVATSYGVFVCYDLKEGELLWEDDFGSPVYSSPVYADGKVFLMDNDGVMRIYEFGRELKKISENELGEMSGPTPAFADGRIYIRGLEHVFCIGK, from the coding sequence ATGAACAACCAGGATAAACTAAAACTTTCGCAGAACATTGCTGTAATTGCAGGTATTTTTTGCGCCGCTGTGGCGCTGCTGCTTTTGTTAAATTTTTGGCAGTTAACCAAATCCGATCCTATTGAAAGTAAGGCATTGGAAGCGTTGGTTGAGCGCCTTAAAGACGATGTCAACAATGAGGAGTTAAAAGAAGAGGTTCGCAATTTCGATTTACTGGCCAGAAAGGCCTATTTTAACAGTCAGTGGCAGGTTGAAACAGGAGCTTACATGTTGCTTTTCGGTGCCATAGTTTTGGCATTTGCACTGCGGATTTATTACTCCGCTAAGAGTAAAATTGAAGAGCCGGATAAGGTACTCGAAAATGAAATAGCCAGCCGGATAATTGCCCAAAAGGGAATTATAATTGTTGGCGCGGCAGTTATGGTTTTGGCGCTGTTGGCTTCTTTCCTTTCGGTAAACCAGTTGCAAAAGTATGATGCAGCAACATTGGTGGCCGAAAACGAATCAGCGGCAAATGAAGAACCTGTGGAAGTTATAAATGTAGCTCCTGCACAGACAGCAACCAACGATGTTGTTGCAGAATCGGTTGTTGATGAAAATACCACAGAAAATGTGTCTGAAGAAACTTCAACAGAGGTTCAATCGGAAGAGTCATCTTCAGAAACTGTTCTAGAAACAAAGGTCCCAGAATCCAAGCCGGCTGCTGCAGCATCTGGAATGACGCTTGCTGAAATTCAGAAAAATCATAACTCTTTCCGCGGGCCTTTGTCGCAGGGAGTGATTATGCATAAAAATATTCCAACAGAATGGGACGGCGCCGCCGGAACAAATGTGATCTGGAAAGTGGAAGTACCAAAGCATGGATTTAACTCGCCAATTATTTGGGGAGACAAGCTGTTTGTATCGGGGGCAGACAATACCAGTCGCGAAGTGTATTGTTACAACCGTAACGATGGAAAGTTGTTGTGGACAGGTGTTGCTGATAACATTTCCGGATCACCGGCAACACCACCGCGCGTAACGGATGATACGGGGCTGTCTGCACCAACATTAACCACTGACGGAAAGGCTGTTTTTGCCATTTTTGCTACAGGCGATGTAATTGCTTTTGATATGAACGGTAAGCGTGTTTGGGCACGAAACCTGGGAGTTCCCGATAATCACTACGGGCATTCTTCGTCGTTGATAACCTGGAACGGAAAACTTTTGGTTCAGTACGATACCAACCGGGGTGGGAAAGTTATGGCACTCGACAACAAAACCGGAGAGACGGTTTGGGAGACAGTGCGTAATTCCAAAATTTCATGGGCAAGTCCCGTTTTGGCAGAGGTTGATGGGAAGTATCAGTTGGTATTAACTGCTGATCCTATTGTGGCCGGTTACGATGTGGAAACCGGAGAGGAACTCTGGTCGGTTGAATGTATGATGGGTGAAGTTGGTCCATCAGTTGGTTATGCTGACGGTATTGTTGTGGCAGCTAACGAATATGCGCGGATGGTGGCTATTGATATCCGCACACACGAAACACTTTGGGAAGATGATTTCTACCTGCCCGAAGCATCCAGTGTTTTGGCACACGACGGATTAGTATATGTTGCAACCAGTTACGGTGTTTTTGTGTGCTATGATCTGAAAGAGGGAGAGTTGCTTTGGGAAGACGATTTTGGCTCGCCGGTATATTCTTCGCCGGTTTACGCCGATGGCAAAGTGTTTTTGATGGACAACGATGGAGTGATGCGGATTTATGAGTTTGGAAGGGAGCTGAAGAAAATAAGTGAAAACGAACTGGGAGAAATGTCGGGTCCTACGCCGGCTTTTGCCGATGGCCGGATTTACATTAGAGGACTGGAACATGTGTTTTGTATCGGGAAGTAA
- a CDS encoding PQQ-binding-like beta-propeller repeat protein: MTKRTINIILISIGTIGFVSIFWWLNADPTKDFTVNLEGADNRGKGVPLQEVNIGEYFEELASDYQVLEETWTNFRGADFDNISKSPAKLVESFGPEGPKILWSKKLGEGHSGAAIYKGLAYVLDYDEEERADILRCFSVVTGEEQWRRGYDVAIKRNHGMSRTIPAVTEDYIVTIGPKCHVMCLDRETGDFRWGLDVVKEYQNEIPFWYTGQCPLIDNGVAIIATGGSKMMVAIDCETGEKLWETPNPEGWKMSHSSVMPFTFGGRKMYVYSAIGGLLGVAADGPDAGQILWATSQWNHSVVAPSPVCMSDGKIFMTAGYGAGSMMVQLTENNGAFSAEPLYEYAPKDGLACEQQTPILWNGFLFGIVPKDGGANRNQLICVNPGDTRKVVWTSGKETRFGLGPYFIADNKLFILSDDGTLTIARPSTEKYIQLEQVKVIEDGHDAWAPFALADGYLLLRDAETMICIDLNVNG; the protein is encoded by the coding sequence ATGACGAAAAGAACCATAAATATCATTCTAATCTCTATCGGGACCATCGGTTTTGTTTCCATCTTCTGGTGGTTAAATGCTGATCCTACCAAAGATTTTACCGTTAATCTTGAAGGGGCTGATAATCGGGGAAAAGGAGTACCTCTTCAGGAGGTGAACATTGGTGAATATTTCGAAGAGCTTGCCTCGGATTATCAGGTGCTGGAGGAAACCTGGACCAACTTCCGCGGAGCCGACTTCGATAATATTTCAAAATCGCCGGCAAAACTGGTGGAAAGTTTTGGGCCGGAAGGACCAAAAATTCTTTGGTCGAAAAAATTGGGTGAAGGACACTCCGGAGCCGCTATCTACAAAGGTTTGGCTTATGTGCTTGATTACGATGAGGAAGAGCGGGCCGATATTTTACGCTGTTTTTCAGTAGTTACAGGAGAAGAGCAGTGGCGTCGTGGATACGATGTGGCTATCAAAAGAAACCATGGAATGTCGCGAACTATTCCGGCAGTTACCGAGGACTACATTGTAACCATTGGGCCAAAGTGTCACGTTATGTGCCTCGACCGTGAAACCGGAGATTTTCGTTGGGGGCTCGATGTGGTAAAAGAGTATCAAAATGAAATTCCTTTCTGGTACACCGGGCAATGTCCGTTAATCGACAATGGTGTGGCCATTATTGCCACCGGAGGTAGTAAAATGATGGTGGCCATTGATTGCGAAACCGGTGAGAAATTGTGGGAAACGCCAAATCCGGAAGGTTGGAAAATGTCTCACTCATCAGTTATGCCTTTTACTTTTGGTGGGCGAAAAATGTATGTGTACAGTGCGATTGGTGGCTTGCTTGGAGTGGCGGCCGACGGACCTGATGCCGGACAAATCTTATGGGCTACATCACAGTGGAACCACTCGGTTGTGGCACCGTCGCCGGTTTGTATGTCCGACGGAAAGATTTTTATGACTGCAGGTTATGGCGCCGGAAGTATGATGGTGCAACTAACGGAAAATAATGGTGCTTTCTCTGCGGAACCGCTTTACGAATATGCACCAAAAGATGGATTGGCATGTGAGCAGCAAACGCCGATTTTGTGGAATGGCTTTTTGTTTGGTATCGTTCCGAAGGATGGTGGTGCAAACCGAAATCAGCTGATTTGCGTGAATCCAGGTGATACAAGAAAAGTGGTGTGGACAAGCGGTAAGGAAACCCGTTTTGGACTCGGACCGTATTTTATTGCGGATAATAAACTATTTATTCTGAGTGATGACGGAACCCTGACTATAGCGCGCCCAAGTACCGAAAAATACATTCAGTTGGAACAGGTTAAAGTGATTGAAGACGGGCACGATGCCTGGGCTCCTTTTGCATTGGCCGACGGTTATTTATTGTTGCGTGATGCGGAAACAATGATCTGCATCGACCTGAATGTAAATGGATAG
- a CDS encoding 4Fe-4S binding protein, with amino-acid sequence MKDQLNQNRNQKSFGLRTPDFGLKLKYLLFTFAFFLFTFNLSAQKQRFPKPEFDTGYTQPTPVTPEPRALALEYIDVLVLLLVLAAATYFALKSRSRQGILWLSIFTLVYFGFYRNGCICSIGAIQNVTLTFFDPAYAISLTALLFFIIPLVVTLFFGRTFCAGACPLGAIQDLVVVKPISLPKWLNKTLGLIPYLYLSLAVLFAATGTDFIICRYDPFVGIFRMDAKFLMIVLGVAFLLMGMFVARPYCRFLCPYGVLLSWMSRFSSRHLTITPSKCIQCKLCTHSCPFDAIDFPTNEKEVVKSGLGPKRFITYALVIPLWIALGVFVGAKSHTFLSKANQDVYLAELLIEHPELKNDPDNIDVQTFLASGKSMDELVNEATVIREKFYIGSMIAGGFMGLVIGMTLLNTVVFRKRQDYEPHKGNCFSCARCVDYCPVEK; translated from the coding sequence ATGAAAGATCAACTAAACCAGAATAGAAACCAAAAAAGCTTCGGACTTCGGACTCCGGACTTCGGACTCAAGTTAAAGTACTTACTTTTTACTTTTGCCTTTTTCCTTTTCACTTTTAACCTGTCTGCCCAGAAACAACGTTTTCCAAAACCAGAATTTGATACCGGTTACACGCAACCAACGCCGGTAACACCCGAACCGCGGGCATTGGCATTGGAATATATCGATGTGCTGGTACTTCTCCTTGTTTTAGCGGCAGCAACTTATTTTGCATTAAAAAGCCGTTCGCGACAAGGTATTTTGTGGCTGTCGATATTTACACTCGTATATTTCGGATTTTACCGGAACGGATGTATTTGCAGTATCGGCGCCATACAAAATGTTACGCTGACTTTTTTCGATCCGGCTTATGCCATATCACTAACGGCTTTGTTGTTTTTTATAATACCGTTGGTGGTTACGCTCTTTTTCGGGCGAACGTTCTGTGCCGGTGCCTGTCCTTTGGGTGCCATTCAGGATTTGGTGGTGGTTAAACCGATAAGTTTGCCAAAGTGGTTGAATAAAACACTCGGATTGATTCCATATTTATACTTGTCGCTGGCAGTGCTTTTTGCCGCCACAGGAACTGATTTTATCATTTGCCGTTACGATCCCTTCGTTGGTATTTTCCGTATGGATGCTAAATTTCTGATGATCGTTTTGGGCGTTGCTTTCCTGTTGATGGGAATGTTTGTTGCCCGTCCGTATTGTCGTTTTCTGTGTCCTTATGGCGTGCTGTTGAGCTGGATGTCGCGTTTCTCAAGCCGGCATCTTACAATCACGCCATCAAAATGTATTCAGTGTAAATTGTGTACACATTCGTGTCCGTTTGATGCTATTGATTTCCCAACCAACGAGAAAGAAGTGGTAAAATCAGGACTAGGACCCAAACGTTTTATAACCTACGCTTTGGTAATTCCGTTGTGGATTGCGCTGGGTGTATTTGTGGGTGCAAAATCGCATACTTTCTTATCAAAAGCAAACCAGGACGTTTACCTGGCAGAATTGCTCATTGAGCATCCTGAATTGAAAAATGATCCGGACAATATTGACGTGCAAACATTTCTTGCTTCAGGAAAATCGATGGATGAGCTGGTAAACGAAGCCACTGTAATTCGTGAGAAATTTTATATCGGAAGTATGATTGCCGGAGGATTTATGGGATTGGTAATTGGAATGACTTTACTGAATACCGTAGTGTTCCGTAAACGACAAGATTATGAGCCCCACAAAGGGAATTGCTTTAGTTGCGCAAGATGTGTGGATTATTGTCCGGTAGAAAAATAA